The following DNA comes from Chelmon rostratus isolate fCheRos1 chromosome 3, fCheRos1.pri, whole genome shotgun sequence.
agcctggtgtgctcctccttggttggaacgaaaacctgcagccacacggccctttatggaatagtttggacatggctgctgtaGCCAGATTTGTGTTGGCTGTAAACAGCAGAAGCGTTCATAAGGTGCAATGATTTGAAGAATAATCATATTGACCACTGGGCGGCGCCAAATTTCTTTGCCGCAGCAGAGACTGACTTTACAAATTGATATAACTTCAATTTGCTCCTTATCAGTTTGATCTTCACACTTTCAAACACTggtaagaaaacaaaagccacAGAGAGTCAGCAGGTAAATTAAATTTAACATAAAGCCACCTGTCCCGTTATTGATTTAATAAGACTGTGAAGTGTAGTCTACATGACAACCACAGCACCAGTTAGATAATCTCAGCTGAGTTGCACTGCCCATGTgactctctccctgtctctcttatCCTCTTATAGTGGCTCTCACCTCAAATCACCACTcatcctgcagagctgctcgCCTGCTGGTGTCTCAGAGCGACCACAGAGCGGAGAGGCAGCAGGGCACCATGGCGAGTCCCGGACAGAAAGTGGTACTGATCACCGGCTGCTCCTCCGGTATCGGTCTGAGGATGGCCGTGATGCTGGCTCATGATGAACAGAAGCGCTACCATGGTgggtgcactgtgtgtgtgtgtgtgacagagagagagagacagagagagagagaatatttaattatttgcaATTTTAAACTTGCTTGGCATGATATATAACGGGCTGCATTTGTGTTGCTAAAGCATATAGACAAGGAAAGCTggttaataataaaaatacattgtttAATAATACAGCTTCTACGAATAGCCAtaacttcatttaaattttacaaATTTAAATGAAGTTAAATTTTGGTAAATTTTACATAATTTGTCAAACCCTTCATACACTTCCTGCCACTTCTCCACTTGTCCTGTTCATAAGAAGCTTACATCATGACTTGAGGGCATATAAGAGTATTATATACTTCCGATGATCATGTGGATTAATGccactgtctctgtttctgtgcatctGAATACACAGCAGATGTGTGATTTCCATCTAAAGTGGACTGACATGCCGTTTGTGGTGGTTTAAATCTAAAATTTGAAGTCCCCCTTCAGTCAAACATGTTCTTCTTGTTTCCACACTTGAATGTTTGAACTTCACTGTGCAGAACGGCGTATGTGcagtttgacactagaaggctgTTATCACATTCATGTACATTTAGAAGCCAATCCTGGTCGAATATTCAACTTACACaggtgtgatgtggaaacatgAAGCCTTCGGTGCACATACACTCAGAACTGACTTTATATTGTGTCCAACAGTTAAACtatggaaatgaaaaataattacatattCAGAGATTCTGGAGTTTTAAATGAGGGTGAATGAGTAGTTGTCATTTTTAGCATATTAACAAGACAACTTCttcagtggaaaaaacacattggaaccaaattattattcaaagtaGAGTATTTTATAAATGTCTTACAATGTGTCTAGAGAGGATCCAACTGAGAATCAACAACACAACTGTCTGATTCCATAAATGACCTGGAATAAACTGAGTGagctattttatttttgcttttttttttagcgctTAAGACTTTCAAGACAAATCTAGAACCTGGACATCCAATTAGCACACAGAGATGTTCAATATGTGTTATTTTCATTGGGAATGGTTGCATCCTACATATAATGAAGAATTAGCCTCGAGGCTAATGGAGTTACAGAAGTTGTAGACTGCTGCAATCAATTAATCAGGTTGTGTCACTTGCACAGAACTATCTAAAGTCTGGAAAACAGATCTCCATACAGGAGCCAGCTTACACCTGTCACTAATAGACTCAACAATGAAATACATGTTGCCAAGTTTTACCACAAAAAGTCAAAGCAGCGTTAGACCACGTCTGATCCAAACTGAGGCTTTGTGTGCTTCTCAATAGGCTTCATCCCACTGCTCATCTGTTACGACCAACCCCAAATCCTCCTCCCAAGCAGATTTAAGGTACACAGTCTCAATCTTTGAAAATAACCAACCAACCATAACCAAGATGCTTTATATAAATGTCCTCCTTTAGCATAATAACACTTCTATGTCCCAATGTGAAGAAATTAATGTTGTAAATATGGATCTATTTGTTTTCATAATGAGATTTTCATTTTACCATCTTACACTTTTCTGTATTAAAGTCAGTTACATTATCATTAGGAGGTAAAGGAGTGCAGACCTGTCAAACCAATCTGCACTTGTATTGCATTACCATTCAAATTTTACATGATCATTTAAATTGACAAAAATTTACAGACTTACAACAAAAAAGTTTCACAGAAGGAAATTAACGGGAAGAAAGCCTTCCTCCATCAGTAGGAGAAAtactattttaaaaaaaataatgataatattcaAACTcaggatgaaaatgatgaaagtcCCAGCTCACTCAGCCTCCCTCCTGCCACACAGTCATGTCTCTGATCCCAACTTAACCTTTAGTCACTCTTACATGTACACGTAACACCAGACAATAACTAAAGCCCCACTGCAGCCTTACCTCCAGGCTAATTACTGCCTGGCTCGCTGTGCTCCATTGTGGATGGTGAGGGCTATTCCTGGAACAGGCAGGTGACGTGAGCTCCACGGCAAGATGCTAATGCTGATATGTAAACTGGCTGCTCTAACAGGACTGTTTATGAGCAGTGTCTATATTAGGACGACTTAAGGTTATCTTTACTACAGTGACTATCTTAAGCACTGACTTTTCCATTGTTGTTATTTCAGTCATTCAGAAAGAGAtttcaggttaaaaaaaacaggttgaTTCAGGAAAGGCATGCATGTGAAcagtttccttgtgtgtgtgtactttacCCTCTGTCTTCACCTTTCATCCCATGTCTCTTTGACTATATTTTTGTTGCATCTTCCTCCTCAGTTCGTTGTGAGGTTTTACTCCTTTCTTTCCATTCATTCCTATGACAGGAGGACAGGATCACTCAGAATGGAATTTCTCCTCTACaaatacacatgaatgcacacatacaggacATGCATTGGATGAATTTCTAACATGCAATACACACATGTCAAACCACTGGGGACATAGCATGATGTTGGTATttatgtgtgttcttgtgtgagCCTACATGCAGCCTGAGCCAATGAACTTGGTTTGACCCTTCAGGTAGTAATGATGTCTTTTTGTAACCTCATTTGCCTGGGCAGGTTGCCTAATCATATGtctatttacagcagcagcctggaggCCTCATGCCAGAGTGTTACATCCATTCACAAACTCACACTTGGAAGCTGCCCATGGAAATAAGAGGAGCATAATTACATGCGGGACTTTTGGCAAATAGCAATGATGAAAAGAGTTATGCCTGTACACAATGGCATGATAAAGATTTATGTGGgactaaaacattttaataactTTGCAGTTTGAAGTCAATGCGGAGGTGCTACTCTTTCCATTGAATTTGccaatggaaaaaacaaaagcattagcactaaacacaaatgacagctgaggctgatgggaatgtcattcgtcttgcaggtatttggtcaaaaCTCAAAGTATTTTCTCaatgatggcactagatgaaaagttggTTAAAGTTATTATGACTCAATCAAATAGGAAATAGGAAACTCAAATaggaacaaagacaatagatttaatgtttgacctcatccgcttcattgatttttgtaaatatctgcttattctgaatttgatgcagcaacacgtttcaaacaagttaggacaggagcaacaaaagactgggaaagttgtggaacgctccaaaaacacctgtttggatcattccacaggtaaacaggttgattggtaacaggaGATAGTATCAtgaatgaaaggagcatcctggaaaggctcagtcgttcacaagccaggatggagcgaggttcaccactttgtgaacacatacaACACGCTGTGCTCAGGAAGACTTTGTACAAcccagtaaacacagttcatttgcaaatgattgcattctggtttcatttacattttacacagtgacccaacttttttggaattggggttgtactCTTGTACTCTTAATCCTGTGGggaacatgtgtgtgagtgtgtgaataaTCTATCCAATAATTGTCAAGACAATTTACTCAAAGCCACAAATGTTAACCTCATGGTGTCACTGGAGGAAAAGGCAGAGGATGACCAAAGTCAGTTTGCTTCATCCTCTTGGGACcatgaatgaatgcatgcatgaataATTTTTTGCAGCAATTCACCAAGAGTTGTTGAGATATCGCAGTCTTCAGTACACCAGCATGGCTAGAAGCATGgacactgaaacattttcttccaCAACTATTGATGCGTATTAAGCGAAATAGGTCAATTGCAACTAATGTCCCGGACAGTAAAACAACACCTTAACATcataaaacaacagttttgcATGTGCCATTGGCATACATAATTTAATCTTAGTTGGGAATCGTCAGATATCACTGGCCAGTACAGTAGATTTAGGTTAGAATGTggaaataaaaccacagcaacatGGTTCAGAAAGAGCTACGAAAAGAATATCATGTGAAAACCAAGTGAGTTATAGATAGCAGTGGAACAGACTTTGCATTTACAGGCTCTCCATTTACATAGACAGCTCACTACTACAGCAAGGCATTTCTTCTCTATTGTTCACATCAATTTATCTTTACAGACTTGGCGGAGATGCATGTGTTGCCAAAGGAAACCACGACCAAGTCAATCTCGTCTATGCTCCTCTCAATTCTgtcctttttccttcttttccatgTGTTCAGTCATAGCAACAATGCGTGATCTGAAACGTAAAGATAAGCTGGTGGAAGCTGCCGGGGATGCGTATGGGAAAACTCTCTCGCTGGCTGTACTGGACGTCTGCAGCGATGAGTCCGTCAAACAGTGTATTAACGGTATCAAAGATCGACATGTGGATGTCCTCAGTGAGTATGCATCCTCATTATGTTGCACCATGCATTGCCACACTAACCAAAGGTGATGTGATGAtactcatttttttcttcctcgcCTATAAAGTCAATAATGCAGGTATCGGCCTAGTGGGTCCGGTGGAGAGCATCCCCATCgaagagatgaagaaagtgTTTGAGACCAATTTCTTCGGGGTGATCCGCATGATCAAGGAGGTGATGCCTGATATGAAGAAAAGGAACGGAGGACACATCATTGTGGTCAGCAGCGTGATGGGACTACAAGGTAGGCAGACGAAGGTGTGACTGGATGAGTGAAGGGAGAGGAGGCGGGGTGGGACGTCAAATGgcagaaagaaatgacagattTGTCAGCTTCAGTCTGATGTATGCATGGGTCGACGATGGACGAATGGAAGGGTGGGTGGACAACTAAAGACAGACTGTATGTCTTTGCAAACAGGGACGTGTCTACAAAGAAGTGAACATGAAGAAGTCATCTAGTCAACTGCCCATGTCTGAAACTAAAAATGCCAacattctgtctttctgtaGGTGTGGTGTTTAATGACGTGTATGCAGCCTCCAAGTTTGCCATGGAGGGCTTCTGTGAGAGTTTGGCTGTGCAGCTCCTGAAGTTTAACGTCACGTGAGAGTCACTTATGCTTCTTCCCACATTAGTAACAAACCAATAACAATGATACTAATAGTTTGACAAACTGCAAATAATGATTAGTTTAATTATTGATTTatatattgattattttctgattAAGTGATTGTTTAGGTTTTGTCTGAACATCAGCTAAATGAGACTAAGAGTCTACATTTGTGTTAACAGCTCTGGCTGTACTTAGCCCCAgctatgagctaaatgctaatgttagcatgcaaagaatgaaaatgttaacatgatgtttagcaggtagtAACCATCTTATTTAAATGTATAAGCATGCaacacaaagtaaagctgaggctgatcaGTTTATCCATTAGTTTAAGAGGTATTTGGTTATAAACTGAAACGTGACAAATTTTGGCCGATTGGACTGGATCAAACATTTTTGGTAACTGTAGCCTACAAGCTTGGTCTTGGGTGTTGAAGGGGAAGGGATTCAGCAGACTGAATCAATGTCTGTTGTTGATTAATATTCTGATTTCAGAACTAGTGTAACTTAATTCCCCATAGATCTCGTCCTCCATCTAACCATGCTCTGTTGTTGAGTcttctttgctgtgtgtctcCCGCTTCAGGTTGTCACTCATTGAGCCGGGCCCGGTGCACACAGAATTTGAGGCAAAGATGATTCAGGATGTGAAGCAGAAGGAGTATCCCGGAGCTGATCCTGACACGGTGCATTACTTCAAGAACGTCTATCTTCCGTCTTCTGTTGACATCTTTGAGACGCTGGGACAAACGCCTGATGACATCGCCAGAGTAAGTTGACAAGCAGCCTGTGACTCAGCCTCGCTGcgcctcacctgtctgtctgcactccTGATTAATCCTGCAAGTCTGACTGCgaattttatgtcttttttttctccatcctCTAATTCTCTGCAGTGTACCAAGAAAGTGATTGAAGCAAGCAGGCCACGTTTCCGGAATCTGACCAACCCTTTGTACACACCAATCGTAGCACTGAAATACGCAGATGAAACTGGAGGCCTGTCTGTCCATGCCTTCTACCACATGCTATTTAACCTGGGCCCTCTAATGCACGTCAGCATGACTGCCATGAAGTATCTCACCTGTGGATGTCTGAGGAGCCGGACAGTTTCACCAAACTAGAAACTTTTATCTTGTAAATAAATGTGACCAGTACACTCACCCTGGGTATGTAGACCACAATAAAGACCACACACTACCTCGACTTGGGTTGTCAGAggaaaaaaccaaaacacaaataCTAAACTCACAAGAGTTTATCTTTTATGACCTGCCATATTTCCTGCTGTATGTATTCTTAGCTTATACATCCATATCTGAATGAATGTACAGATACCATGAGTCCTTTTGAGTTTAAATACTACAGATTTAAAGGTTTGTTAGTCTACCCAGAGTGCCAAATGATTAGGGTTTGCCACTTACATACTGTAGCCTGATTCCATTATTTTATCCTAATAAGTCCCACACAACTTCACATTTAAGATTGTTAGATCGTCCTACACCTTCTTTATTTGTAGCCACTGTACTTGGATCTATGTACATATTTTTCAAATTCCATCACCGGAGAAActattttggaaataaaattttaacatttataacttgttgtgtttgtgtttctggccgTTTTCAGCAAATGTGGTTGCATACACATTACTCGTGATTATGCTAAATGCGTATTAGCtatatgcagaaaataaaagcagaaaagacTCTTTGCTGGCAGTGTCTCTAAGTTACAACCACATTTCAGCTAAAAtatctctgcagctcctttaGCCTGATGGAAAACCATATGCCATGCTGTTTGTAAATAAAAAGCACTGACATTTTCTGGCACTACCAGatacaagaataaaacaatttcaataaaataatttcaattaAAAGTCAGGCCATTGAACTGCCGATTTAGAACTATACGAATGGCTTTGTTTTGATATCATAAGGGAATAGAAATAGTGGAATTTGATCAAATAGCATTCGTAACATGGCCTAGTAAAAATGTCCAGCTGCAAATATGTCAAACACTTAAGGATGATAACCAACTGATTATACTGACACCACATGGCATGTTAGGGTATGTAAGGTTGTCCTTCACAAACACtagggttttttgtttttgtttttttttaattaatgtatCACTGTATTTTACTGACAGGTAAATACATACTTAATCAATTGTGTTCTAATTGAGGGAAATTCCTTGGGTTTAGCTATGCCAAAGAAGAACgaaaacacacatcatctaTGAAAATATCTATGCCATCTGTCTGATTTTTAGATAATTTTAGAAAATCCTTACTTTATGCTTTTCCCCTTAAATGGTATGGTCTTTTTAGACCCTGTCCCTGTCTGAAGATCCTGTCTAAAAAGACGATACTGCTTAGCCAAAACAGCCTAAAAAATGCTCAGGATAAATTAAAAAGTGGTTAGTGGGTAACGACGGAAAATTTTTGCGTGCTTGTTTGGGTCGAACTCTGATATAAATTCAGAGGTTTAGCTAACTGTTTGACAACAGCTTGAAAAGTTGAGTAACAGTTAAACATCCTCCGTCGTAAATAAAAATTTCCTCATTTTATCGCACTCTTAACCAAGTAATTTTTACACAAGGGGATATGCTGCAGGTTTGTGTAGCGAATATGATTCTGAACTCAAGCATTTCAGTTAATTAGCTAGTAAAATGTCCCCTTTACCTCCTCCATCCGTCTGATCGAGTCATCGGACTTCCACTGCTCTAGCCTGTTCGAGGGAGTCGCGGGAAATAAGAACTAAATCGATACCCGCCTGATCGAACGTCAAAATAAACTTTCATGGACCCACCAGCGGTTCCACGGTAAGTCTGCCCCAAATATTAACAAACTACACTCACGGGCGAGTTTTAATTTCAGCGGACTGAATGCGTTTGTGTGTAGAGTGCTTACGTTATGTAGTCATCTCTTTAGACTTATAATGTCTCGGTACTTTCAGTTAGAAGCGTAACGAGGGTATGTTTACCAAGTTCCGTACTAACTGTTAGCTTTCTAGTTCTGTTAAGCTAACGTTTTCTAATGAACACACGTACATGAGCCAAAACCAACTAAACAAGTGCCACTGTGTATTAGCCGCGCCATAGCCTTATGTAACtagtcgtgtgtgtgttgtatgtgtgttaaGGGCCGAGTGAGCAGGATGGAGAACAGTGTGGGAAATATCCCACATTGTGAGGAGCAGCTGAAAACCACACTACACTGTGATGACAAGGAGAAGGTAGTGCACATCTGTCTGTACACTTAAGCTTTATAAGTTGCTACAATGAAGCCTTAATTCTGTTTTCTGACTGCTGCTGACAAACTACCCTTTTCCCTCCCCAGCTTCGTAGGAAGTTGGCTCTTTTAAAAAGAGAGTACCTCAGGACAGCCCAGAGACTACAGGTAAGAGCCCCtatttcagtttgtgtctgttagTCCGGTGTAGAAACTCTCCGTCTCACACACGTTGATCTGCTCACAGCGTGCTGAGTGTTCAGAAGCAGTGCGGAGACATGTGAGGAGCAGGATTACACAGCAGACCCACCAGGACCAGCAAAATCTAGAGGTCACATCCAACCCTTGTATCATCCCATCTTCACTGACGCTGGATGCTCAGAATGGGACAGCCTCAGGTGGACCTCAGTGCCAGGGACACACTGGAGGTGAGTCTATCCTAATCAGCTGCAAAGCACAGGTAGTTAACCTCTTCAATAGTACATAACCACAATGACAAGTAAAAAAGAATGTATGTTGTTAAATATGTAAGAATGTTTTTGCCAAAAGTAAAGTGTTAATACATGTATGTAATAAACTATATAGAATCATGCAACCATTTTTGCAATACAGTTATGactattttagttttttagtaCTATAAAGTCATCTATTCTTGATGCAAAAACCCTTGTGACTGCATGTCAGAGATGGATAGGAGGCACAGTGAATGTTGTTGTCATTCACTGTGCTTCATCATTGGTGCAACTGATTCTTATGCAGACTAATGTGATTGCTATAgaaataattgtttttgttggtgtG
Coding sequences within:
- the LOC121604769 gene encoding retinol dehydrogenase 8-like, with the translated sequence MASPGQKVVLITGCSSGIGLRMAVMLAHDEQKRYHVIATMRDLKRKDKLVEAAGDAYGKTLSLAVLDVCSDESVKQCINGIKDRHVDVLINNAGIGLVGPVESIPIEEMKKVFETNFFGVIRMIKEVMPDMKKRNGGHIIVVSSVMGLQGVVFNDVYAASKFAMEGFCESLAVQLLKFNVTLSLIEPGPVHTEFEAKMIQDVKQKEYPGADPDTVHYFKNVYLPSSVDIFETLGQTPDDIARCTKKVIEASRPRFRNLTNPLYTPIVALKYADETGGLSVHAFYHMLFNLGPLMHVSMTAMKYLTCGCLRSRTVSPN